CTCGGGAGCGCTCATCGCGGCCCTCCGTTCCCACGTGGCACTCGCCCAGCATGGCGCGGAATTGTTAGAATCAGGTTATGTTTTCGCGCCAATCCGTCCGGAGCCTCAGCCGCCCGGTTCGACCACCACGTGCACGGTCGTTTTCCCGCCCTCGCCCACCACGCTCACGGTCGCCGTCCGGCGGTTCTTGCGGAACGTTGTGACTGCGCCACGCGGCATGGCCACGCTGCCGCCGTCGGCCCAGCCGCGGGTCTTCATCTTCTCGGCCAGGGCCGCCGCCACCGCCTCCACCTCGCCCGCCACCTCGACGTGCACCGTGGCCGCCCCCGCCTGGCGGCTCGAGGCCACCACGGCGCCGCCCTTGGGCAGCGGCACGTCTGTGGGAAACCCCTCGGGGGCCGGCGGGCCGTCGTCCGCTGGAGGCGTGGCCTCGACCAGGCCGCCCGGCGTCGCCGCCTTCCCCGACGGATTCGGCGCCTTCTCTCCCTTCGCCGACGCGTTCACCACGGCTCCCGACCGCTTTGCTGCGCTGTTCTTTTCGCCGCAGGCGCTGAGCGCGCACGCGCACAGGGCCGCCGCGACGGCCCACAGGGCATTCCGCATGTGGCTCTCCTCTCCTCCCGACCCTACCATTCTGCGGCATTTGGCGGCCGGCTGCAAGCCTGCCCCCCGTTCAGGGGTGCGAACCAGGAAAGTAGGTGACCGTGTGGGCCAGCCGCCCTCGGCTCTGTCTTCACTTGTAGATCGTGGGCGGCGTGTCCACACGCCGCGGACCGCGGGACGGGGACGTCCCGCCCACAAGCACAGCCGAGGGCGGCTGTGCCACACAAAGCTCGGTGCACGGCGGCCCATTATCCTGGGTCGCGCCCCCCGTTCACGCCTCAGGCGCTTCGGCCGCGGCGGCGAAGGCGGCGAGGGCCTCCTCGAGGAACTGCGGGCTGAGCGGCCCGAGGGGCGATGGCGTGTCGAGGATGCGGCGCGGAATGCGCAGCCCGCTCCACGAGAAGCCCTCGCGCCGCTTGAAGGCGTGTTTCGCCCTCAGGACGTCGGCCCCCAGGCGCGTGAGGTCGCCCTCCCCCCGCGCGATGCCCGCGCTGGCGAGGGCCTTCGCCACCACGGGCGCCGCGTAGATGTTGCGGGCGAAGAAGCAGACGACGAGGCTGGAGAGCACCTGCCGCCACCGTTCCTCCTTGAGCAGGCTCTGGGCCACCTGCGGCGGCGAGGGCAGGTCGCCCGCCTTCACGGCCTTCTGGTCGAGGCTGTAGCCGGCGCTGTCGAGGTGGCTGTGCCGCGCGCCCGTGAGGAAGCCCAGGTGCGCGCCCGGCCCCGTGTGGTAGCCGGGCATCTCGAGGCCGCCGAAAGCCAGCGCGAAGTCGGCCCCGCCGTACACGGCCGAGGCGTGCTCCACGCCGCGCGCCAGCGCCCGGAAGAAGTCGGTCGGCGGCTCGACGAGCCACTGCACGGCCTGGGCATAGGCCGCATAGTCGCCCCAGCGCAGGGCCAGGCCGCCGGCGTCGTCGGGCTTCACGAGGCCGCGCTCCATCGCCTCGGTGGCCCACGCCAGGGCCACCCCCGTGCTCATCGCGTCCAGGCCCACCACCTCGATGGCGTCCATCAGCCGCAGCAGCCCCGCGGGCTCGGCACCGCCGAGCAGGGACCCGAGCGCGTAGATCGGCTCGTAGTCGTAGCCGATCATCGAGGTCTTGTAGAAGTACGGCTCGTGCGCCGAAGGCTCGCGCAGCGCCGCCAGGTGGATGCAGCCGACGGGGCAATGGGCGCAGGCCAGCCGGCGGCCGAGAAACTCCTCCGCCAGATGCTCGCCCGAGATTCTCTCGGCCCCCTCGAAGCACGCCTGCTGGAGGTTGCGCGTGGGCAGGCCCTTCAGCAGGTTCAGCGGCACGACGTTTTCCGGCGTGCCTACATCATGGTATTTCTTCATCAGCGGCGAGGCCACGGCCGCCTCGTGGATCTCGCGGTACGTCTGCCGGTACGCCCTGGCGTCGGCCACGGGCAGCGAGCGGCGGCCCGAGACGACCAGGGCCTTGAGCCGCTTGGCCCCGAACACAGCGCCCAGGCCCATGCGCCCGAAGTGGCGGTACGTCTCGGTCGTCACGCACGCATAGGGCAGGCGCTCCTCGCCGGCCCGCCCGATCCGCAGAATCGAGCGGAACCCCGCCTCGGGCTCGCGTTGCCGGATCACACGGGCCACCGTGGCGCTGCTGCGCACGCCCCAGAGGCTCGAGGCGTCGCGGAAGAACACCCTGTCGCCGTGAACCGCCACGTAGACAGGCGACTCGCTCGCGCCGCGCAGCACCAGCGCCCCGTAGCCGGCCAGGCGCAGCGCCACGGCGCTGCGCCCGCCCGCGTGGCTCTCGCCCAGGTTGCCGGTGAGCGGCGACTTGAACATGGCGACCGTCTTCGACGCCAGCGGGAAGAGCCCCGTGAGCGGCCCCACGGCCAGCACGATCGGGTTGTGCGGCCCCAGCGGGTCGGCCCCCCGCGGGCACTCTTCGTCGAGCAGCCCGATCGCGGCCCCCGCCCCGCCGAGCGAGCGTTCGAAGAGTTCCGGGCGCTTCTCCACGCGCGCCTCGCGCCGCGAGAGGTCCACCACGAGCACCCTCGAGAGCGGGTCGTCAGGAAGCATGGGCGGCCTCCTTCGTCTTCTCAAGGGCCAACACCCCGTGAGGGCACCACTGGGCGCAGTAGCCGCAGTAGAGGCAGATCGCGGGCTTGTGCGTCTCATCGTCCCAGAACGCCGCGCCGAAGGGGCACGCGGCCACGCAGTTGCGGCAGCCCAGGCAGCGCTCGGCCACGAGCCTGACTCCCCCGCCATCGCGACGTTCCAGGGCGCTGGCGGGGCACACCTTCGCGCACTGGGGCTCGGGGCAGGCTCGGCACACGACCACCACGAAGCCGCGCTCGATCCCGCCGTCGGACCGCACGTGGATGCGGGCGTGCGCCAGGCCGCCCTCGCCCGCGCGGCGCACGCAGGCGAACATACACACCTCGCAGCCCACGCAGCGGTCGCCGTCTACCACGGCCAGTCGTGTTCTCACGGATGGCCTCCTGCGTGCGGCGCGGGCCCAGACTCTCCTGGGCGGGCGCCTCCACACGGCCACGAGCATACCGCCTGGGGCGATCCATTTCAAGGGCGAGGCGGGACGCGAAACGCGCGCGCGACGCTCTCGAGCGCGCGCACAGGGGAGGACAAGAGAGGAGGCGGCTGCGGCGCACCCTCGGGCAGGCCGCGCGACCCTGGAGCCGCGGAGCGCCAGGCACCGCGGCGGCACGCGGCGGACGCCGAAAGCACAACGCGTGGGGCGAGGATGTCCTGCCCACCTCAATGGGTAGCGAGAGGTGCGATGGCGGTTCGGGCGAGTGGCGCGCGGTGTTGCCGTGGCGGTCGTGGCGGAGAAAATTTGGCCTTGACTTCCCCGCCAGATGCGCTATAATACGCCATGCCCTGGAGGTGACTGTCGTCACGTTCGGGCATCGCTCTTTGACAAGATGGGTGGCGGTGTAGCGCCGAGTGAGCATCTGGTCCGCTGGCGTGAGAAAACGTAGCGGTCTGCGACGACTGCTGCCCGAGAGGGCAGGAATTGTCGCGGTCAAGTTACGAAGGGTGTGCGGTGGATGCCTTGGCGCCCAGAGGCGATGAAGGACGTGGCTAGCTGCGATAAGCCCCGGGGAGCTGCTGCTTGCTGTGATCCGGGGATTTCCGAATGGGGCAACCCAGCCGAGGCAATGCTCGGCTATCCGCATCTGAATCCATAGGGTGCGGAGGCGAACGCAGGGAACTGACACATCTCAGTACCTGCAGGAGAAGAAAGAAAACCTCGACTCCCTCAGTAGCGGCGAGCGAAAGGGGACGAGCCTAAACCGGCCGCGTGCCAAGCCCTGTGCGTTGCGCGGCCGGGGTTGCGGGGGTCGTCTTCGCAGGGGAACAGGACCCTGCGGCAGAGTTACAAAAGCTCCTCCTAGTCGAAGCACCTGGAAAGGTGCCCCACAGAAGGTGATAGGCCTGTAGGCGAAAGGAGAGGGCCCTCTGCTGACGATTTCCCAAGTAGGGTCGGACACGTGGAACCCGGCCTGAACCCGGGAGGCCCACCTCCCAAGGCTAAGTACTTCTGGGCGACCGATAGCGCAAAAGTAGCGCGAGCGAAAGGTGAAAAGCAAGCCTGTTAGGCGAAGGTGAAATAGAACCTGAAACCGCACATCTACAAGCGGTCGAAGCACCATTCGTCCCCGTCTGCGGTGGCTCGTCTTGCCCTTCGGGGCGAGGCGTTCTGTCGCGGCCGCCCTTCGGGGCGGAGGGTTGATGAGGTGCGACGGCGTGCCTTTTGGTTAATGAGCCGGCGAGTTGCTTCGTGTTGCTTGGTTAAGCCCCTCAGGGGCGGAGCCACAGCGAAAGCGAGTGTCAAAAGCGCGATACGGTAGCACGGAGCAGACCCGAAAGCGTGTGAGCTATCCATGGCCAGGATGAAGCGGGCGTAAAAGTCCGTGGAGGTCCGAACCCGTCCGGGTTGCAAACCAGTGGGATGAGCTGTGGATAGGAGTAAAAGGCTTATCAAACACGCAAATATCTGGTTCTCCCCGAAACATATTTTGGTATGGGCTCGGGCAACTACGTCGCGGGGGTAGAGCACTGAATGAGTCTGCGGGGCCGCAAGCCTACGCGACTCAACCAAACTCCGAATACCGCGGCGACTATCCCGGGGCTCGGACTACGGGGGATAAACTTCGTGGTCAAGAGGGAAACAGCCCAGACCGCCAGCTAAGGTCCTCGAATCCGCGCTAAGTGCAAAAGGAAGTGAGAGTGCTCAGACAGCTGGGATGTTGGCTTAGAAGCAGCCATCATTTAAAAAGTGCGTAATAGCTTACCAGTCGACGCACTCTTGCGCCGATAATTCTCGGGACTCAAGCGCGGTACCGAAGCTGCGGGCCTGCCGCAAGGTGGGCGGTAGGGGAGCTTTCCACTCAGGGTTGAAGCGGTACTGAAAAGAGCCGTGGACCGAGTGGAAGTGAGTATGCCGGCACGAGTAGCGCCAAAGCGGGCTAGAATCCCGCTCGCCGTAAGCCTAAGGTTTCCTGTCCCATGTAAGTCAGGGCAGGGTTAGCCGGTCCCTAAGCCGAGGCCGAAAGGCGTAGGTGATGGACAGAAGGTGAATATTCCTTCGCCACCTGCACGTACCGATGGGGGACGCGACCAGCTAGGCCGCGGTCTCGTCTAGCACACGGCCGTTAAGCCTCAATAGGGGGTCCGCAGGCAAATCCGCGGGCCACATACCCGAAGGAGGTGCGAAGGCTTTTGCATGATAAGAGGCCAACGCGGGTCGCCGAGAAAATCCTCTAGGTGCCCGAAAGGGCGAACGTGCGGAGTGACCGTACCGCAAACCAACACAGGTAGGTGAGGAGAGAATCCTCAGGCGCGCGAGAGAACCCCCTTTAAGGAACTCGGCAAAATAGCCCCGTAACTTCGGGAGAAGGGGCGCCTCTACGGGTGAACCGGACCACGGGGAGCCTGCGGAGGCCGCAGCAAACCGGGCCACGCGACTGTTTACTAAAAACACAGCTCTCTGCCAAGTCAAACGACGACGTATAGAGAGTGACACGTGCTCGATGCCGGTAAGTCAAGGGAAAGGGTTAGCCCCTTCGGGGGCGACGCTCTGAACCGAAGCTCCGGTGAATGGCGGCTCTAACTATGAGAGTCCTAAGGTAGCGAAATTCCTTGGCGGGTAAGTTCCGTCCTGCACGAATCGTGTAACGACGTGGCCGCTGTCTCAAAGGGGGGCTCGGCGAAACTGTAGCAGCGGTGAAGATGCCGCTTTCCCGCATCAAGACGGAAAGACCCCGTGAACCTTTACTGTAGCCTAGCATTGGGTCTTGTTCTAACATGTGTAGTCTAGGTGGGAGGCGTTGAAGCCGGGACGCTAGTCCTGGTGGAGCCGCAATATGAAAAACCACCCTTGTTATCACAGGACTCTAACCCTACGCCGTGAGCCGGCGACGGGACAGTGTTAGGTGGGCAGTTTAGCTGGGGCGGTTTCCTCCCAAAGCGTAACGGAGGAGCACAAAGGTTCCCTCAGCACGGTTGGCAATCGTGCGGCGAGTGTAAGGGCACAAGGGAGCTTGACTGCGAGACACACAAGTCGAGCAGATGCGAAAGCAGGTCCTAGTGATCCGGCGGTCCCGTGTGGAAGGGCCGTCGCTCAACGGATAAAAGGTACTCCGGGGATAACAGGCTGATCGCGCCCGAGCGTCCATAGCGGCGGCGCGGTTTGGCACCTCGATGTCGGCTCATCGCATCCTGGGGCTGTAGGAGGTCCCAAGGGTTCGGCTGTTCGCCGATTAAAGCGGTACGTGAGCTGGGTTTAGACCGTCGTGAGACAGGTCGGTCCCTATCTGATGTGGGCGTAGGATACTTGAGGGGTACGGCCGATAGTACGAGAGGACTTCGGTCGCTCGACCTCTGGTGTACCGGTTGTCCTGCTAAGGGCAGCGCCGGGTAGCTACGTCGAGAGGGGATAACTGCTGAAAGCATCTAAGCGGGAAGCCCTCCCCAAGACGCGAGGTATCCCTGAGCTGTCGAAAGGCAGCTCTGAAGGCACCAGGCAGACCACCTGGTCGATAGGCCGGTTGTGTACGGGCAGCAATGCCTTCAGCTAACCGGTACTAATCTGCCAACCGACTTGACCGCGACATTTCCTACTCTCTCCCCCCAGCGGACCAGAAGCTTACTCCAGCGCCCTGCCACCCATCTTCGCGTCCTCCCCCACCCGGGGGGGACGCGGCCAAGTGTGTTCCGGTGACCATAGCAGAGGGGCCACACCCGTTCCCATTCCGAACACGGCAGTTAAGCCCTCTGCGCCGATGATACTGGCGCCTTAACCGGGAAAGTAGGTCGTTGCCGGATCACTCCCCGAGAAGGGCCGCTGCCTCTGGCACGCGGCCCTTCTCTTTGGCCCGGGTTTGACTCGCAACCCCCGTTCCACTATCATGCGCGCCATGAAACCGAACTCCCCGACGACGCTCCCTTGGGCGTCCCCTCGCATCCCCGACCCATCAACCGCCCCGCCGGCCAGGCCTCTCCCCGCTGCGCCGGCGCCAAGGACTTGCCATGACCTCCTACGACCTGTGCTTCGCCTGGGACTGCGACGGCGACGTGGCCTTCGTGGATTTCCTCGTCGAGGCCTGCCGTGAGGAGGGCCTCACCCTCCTCCAGGCCACCCCCGCCAACCTCGATGCCGTGATGGCCGCGCTGACAGCGGGCGATATCGCCTTTCGCGCCTTCTTCGACCGCGCCAGCGACGAGGAGCCGGCCTTCCTGCCCCTCGTCCAGTGGGCCCAGACCCGCTGCACCTGCCGCGTCAACCCCTACGAACACGCCCATCGCGCCTGGGACAAGGCCGAGATGCACGCGGCCCTCTCCAGCGTGCTCCACACCCCGCCCACCCTCATCCTGCCGCCCTACCAGCAGCAGCCAGACCTGGCCGGGCTCGACCTCGCCCCCCTCGGCCCCAGCTTCACCATCAAGCCCGCCTATGGCGGCGGAGGGGCAGGCGTCATCACCTGCATCTCGCCGGACCGCATCCCTGCTGCACGCCAGATGTTCCCTGATACCAAATACATGCTGCAATCCCACATCGTCCCAGCCCGCCTCGACGGGCGCCCAGCCTGGTTCCGCGTGCTCTATGCGGCGGGCAAGTACTACCCGTGCTGGTGGGACGACCGGACCCACGTCTACACCACCGTCACCTGCGCGGCCGAGGAGCACTACGGCCTGCGCCCGCTCCGCGGCATCGTCGAGACCATCGTCCACATCAGCGGCCTGCATCTCTTCTCCACCGAGGTCGCCCTCACCCCCGAAGGCAAGTTCCTCGTGATTGACTACGTCAATAACCCGGTGGACCTGCGTCCCCAGTCGAAGACGCCCGACGGCGTGCCCAACCTGCTTCTGAAGTTCATCGCCCGCGACATCGCCCGCTTCGTCGCCCGCGAGCTGGCCGCAGCGAACCAAGCCGCAACGCCCGCGCCCTGAGAGCGCCCGCTGGGCCGCCCGCGCTGAGCACCGTGAGCAGCGTAGACGAGGGGACGGGTCGGCCGTGCCCCGTTCCCGGCTTGCCTTCGCGGTCAGGGGCGGGCGTCGGCAGCCTGGATTCGCCGCAACTCGAGTTCCTCATACCGCCTGCGCAGCTGAGGCCGCGTGACGAGCGGGATCGCGGCGCTCAGAATGCCGAGCAGAAGCGGGGGATACCAGACCACGTGCGGCTGGCCGACGGCGAGTGCGACCAGCCCGAGGGCAAGCATCAGGAGTCCAAAGGGGAGAAGGAGCCCCACCGCTCCGAGCACGAAGCCGCGAGCCCTGCCTCGGCCCGCGAGCAGGCCGACGAGACCGCCGAGGCCGCCCAGCGCTCCACCCAAGATGCCCCCCATCAGACCCGCAGCACGCCCGCTCCACCAGGCATCGCGCTCCGCCGTAACCGCGATGGGGTCCTCGCCGTGGCGATACTGAGCGAGACGCACCGTGCCGAGGTGAACGACGCCCCTGGCGGGCAGGACGATATTGAGGACCAGCCGCTCGGGGGCAGGCGCGTCCTCCTTCGCGTAGAACGGCAACACAAAGGGCCGCCAGTCGCATGAGCCTTCGAGGTGCCGCATCGGCCCGGCGTCGGCCAGGGTGCGGGAGAAGAGGGCGTCTCCGCCGAGGAAGTGGCTCCATAACTCCAAGTAGCCCTTACCCTTGACTTCTTCGCAGCAGACCATGCCGATGAGGGCGTAAGTGGCGCGCGTGATGGGCGGGTGCTCGATGGTGAGGAGGGTGA
The window above is part of the Planctomycetota bacterium genome. Proteins encoded here:
- a CDS encoding aldehyde ferredoxin oxidoreductase N-terminal domain-containing protein; translated protein: MLPDDPLSRVLVVDLSRREARVEKRPELFERSLGGAGAAIGLLDEECPRGADPLGPHNPIVLAVGPLTGLFPLASKTVAMFKSPLTGNLGESHAGGRSAVALRLAGYGALVLRGASESPVYVAVHGDRVFFRDASSLWGVRSSATVARVIRQREPEAGFRSILRIGRAGEERLPYACVTTETYRHFGRMGLGAVFGAKRLKALVVSGRRSLPVADARAYRQTYREIHEAAVASPLMKKYHDVGTPENVVPLNLLKGLPTRNLQQACFEGAERISGEHLAEEFLGRRLACAHCPVGCIHLAALREPSAHEPYFYKTSMIGYDYEPIYALGSLLGGAEPAGLLRLMDAIEVVGLDAMSTGVALAWATEAMERGLVKPDDAGGLALRWGDYAAYAQAVQWLVEPPTDFFRALARGVEHASAVYGGADFALAFGGLEMPGYHTGPGAHLGFLTGARHSHLDSAGYSLDQKAVKAGDLPSPPQVAQSLLKEERWRQVLSSLVVCFFARNIYAAPVVAKALASAGIARGEGDLTRLGADVLRAKHAFKRREGFSWSGLRIPRRILDTPSPLGPLSPQFLEEALAAFAAAAEAPEA
- a CDS encoding 4Fe-4S dicluster domain-containing protein gives rise to the protein MRTRLAVVDGDRCVGCEVCMFACVRRAGEGGLAHARIHVRSDGGIERGFVVVVCRACPEPQCAKVCPASALERRDGGGVRLVAERCLGCRNCVAACPFGAAFWDDETHKPAICLYCGYCAQWCPHGVLALEKTKEAAHAS